Part of the Bacteriovorax stolpii genome, TTCTGGGTCGAGATCGACAAGGGTAATGTTTTCAACACTTGGGTATTTGAGAACTTCTCTTACAGCGAGCCCATCGCCTCCACCAAGAATAAGAACCTTTTTAGGATTAGGTATACTGGCCAGGCCAACGTGAACTAAGGCTTCATGGTATCGGTATTCATCTTTTGAACTAAACTGCAGGTTTCCGTTTAAGAAAAGTCGGAAATCATCAGTCGATTTTGTCAGAACAATTCTTTGGTATTTTGTTGATTTGGCGTAAATCACATTATCCTGAAAACTCGCAGACTCGGCAAAAGAGACGATTCGTTCAGACTCAACAAAACCCACTGCTAAAACTAAAAGAAAAAAGATTGCGCTAAGGCGATGAGCGTTGATCCATTTTATTTTGTCTTTAAAAATCGTCAGGGTCCAGACAGCTACCAAAAGGTTAATGATGCCAAACAAGAATGCTGTTTTCACAAAACCCAAGTGAGGGACCAAAAAGAGAGGAAACATAATCGAAGCAATTAAGGCTCCAATGTAATCAAAAGTAAAAATTTTAGAAACGAGATCTTTAAATTCAAAATGAGTTTGCAATATTCTCATTAAAAGCGGGATCTCAACCCCAACCAGGATTCCGGTGAGAGAAAGTAGTGAGTAGAGGATAATCTTGAATGATGTCACATATTCAAAGGAGACAAAGAGGATACTTGCAGAAAAACCTCCGACCACACCAATTAGAATCTCAATCTGAATAAATTTTTCCAATAGGTTCTTATTCAAAAATTTTGAAAGATAAGAACCAATCCCCATTGAAAAAAGATAAACGCCGATGACAGTTGAAAACTGGGTGATTGAATCCCCCAGAAGATAACTGGCAAGAGCGGCGGCGATCAATTCATAAATTAATCCGCAAGTAGAAATGACAAATACAGAAAGTAGTAATAATTGGGCCATTTTTTAATTAACCATGAATAGCAGAGGCCACAATTTGAGCAACTGCAATAGTAATAGCACCTACAGTGATGGCCATCGCCACATTGTGTTTTTCAACAATTTCCTGCCAAAGGTTTCCAGGAGTAAACTTATCAAAAGCGATAAGAGACAAAAATAGAATAATAAGTCCTAGGACTGAATAAACGATAGCGCTCGCAATGTACTTTGAAGAGATAAGTTGTTCTGTCATGGTGTCTCCTAATATAAAAAGATAGTTGTTACTTATGGTATGATCGGCCGGCATGACCTTTAGCTAATGGTGCCGCATTCATTGTATCAAAATAGCGCCATCCGAGGGCATTCGCACAAATCATCAGCGCGCATAAAAAAATTCCAAGATATTTATAAAACGTTTTCATTATTCTTCCTGATTAATTGCCTTCGTAATATGGACTCATTTCCCAGCGAGACATTTCAAAACGATAATCTCTAATGGCGTAGTAAATTGGGAAGGCCATAAGAACTAGAATTGAGAACCAAAAATTGTACCAAATAGGGACGTCGCTCTCGACAATGAGTTGGAAGGTGGGCTGATTGATCGCTATATTTTTAGCTTGTTCACCATTTGTTACCGATTCAAAGTTAATATGGTATTTTCCTTTAGGGATGCTAGAAAGAGTGATTGTTGCATTAGGAGTTCCTTCGGCCCATCTCCCGTCAGAGTCATATCCTGAGTAGTATTCAACACCATGAGTGAATTCAAAAGATTCATCGTTTTTACTCTCATTGATCAGCTCGCCATTGACTTCAATCCAGTCATTGTTAATGCGCGACTGGATGGTAATATCCATTGCACTCATAAAAGATGGCATATCAAAGCTTTCACTACTTGCGACTTTTTCGGTGGATACTGTCGGAACAGCTATCTCTTGAGAGTAGACGATTTTTGGTTTAGTCATGGCCACGTATGTGATTTGAATGATGAAAAGTACAATGGCAAAAGCAAAACACATTTTAGATGTATAAATTTTTAAGTCAGCAAAAGGGCTGACTTGG contains:
- a CDS encoding polyamine aminopropyltransferase, whose amino-acid sequence is MAQLLLLSVFVISTCGLIYELIAAALASYLLGDSITQFSTVIGVYLFSMGIGSYLSKFLNKNLLEKFIQIEILIGVVGGFSASILFVSFEYVTSFKIILYSLLSLTGILVGVEIPLLMRILQTHFEFKDLVSKIFTFDYIGALIASIMFPLFLVPHLGFVKTAFLFGIINLLVAVWTLTIFKDKIKWINAHRLSAIFFLLVLAVGFVESERIVSFAESASFQDNVIYAKSTKYQRIVLTKSTDDFRLFLNGNLQFSSKDEYRYHEALVHVGLASIPNPKKVLILGGGDGLAVREVLKYPSVENITLVDLDPEMTKLFSTNTLLTTLNHNALNSSKVKVINTDAFLWLKENQEKFDFVIVDFPDPSNYSIGKLYTNTFYKLLKRSVAEGGLGVVQSTSPYVAKKSYWCIDNTLKSVGFLTTPYHAYVPAFGDWGYILFSTETFVAPEKFPENLKFITADVLHSLMIFPEDMIVQTTEVNKLNNQVLVKHFEEEWANYAH
- a CDS encoding DUF350 domain-containing protein translates to MTEQLISSKYIASAIVYSVLGLIILFLSLIAFDKFTPGNLWQEIVEKHNVAMAITVGAITIAVAQIVASAIHG